One Roseburia rectibacter DNA window includes the following coding sequences:
- a CDS encoding DNA-methyltransferase — protein sequence MEFNNAYCGDCYELLGHIESETIDAIYMDPPFFTQETQTLSNKDGVEYSFVDSWKNMNEYIEYIKVRLQECKRVLKKTGSIFVHCDRNASHYLKIVLDEIFGVANFQSEIIWSYKRWSNSKKGLLNNHQSIFFYSKTKDFKFNTMYTDYSETTNVDQILQDRIRDEKGKSKYKVDEKGHAVMGKAKKGVPLSDVWEIPYLNPKAKERVGYPTQKPIILLEQIIKLVTDENDVVLDPFMGSGTTLVASKLLNRQYLGFDIKNNAVDLTFERLENIIKTDSFLLQKGKKAYQNLDEECMTIIKSIEAVPVQRNSGIDGFLKEHIDEGTVAIRIQRQNETLSETVGKLLKATKKKKCSYMVVIRTHCDYIDVFDYNDVPNNLLIIDRYDLQIKKLSEKINQNRCRKTAVC from the coding sequence ATGGAATTTAATAACGCATATTGCGGAGACTGCTATGAATTGTTAGGACATATAGAATCGGAAACAATAGATGCAATCTATATGGATCCGCCTTTTTTTACACAAGAAACACAGACTTTATCTAATAAAGATGGTGTTGAGTATTCATTTGTGGATTCATGGAAAAACATGAATGAATATATTGAATATATTAAGGTGCGTCTGCAAGAATGTAAAAGAGTGTTGAAAAAAACAGGAAGTATATTTGTTCACTGTGACAGAAATGCATCGCATTATTTGAAAATAGTGTTAGATGAAATCTTTGGCGTTGCCAATTTTCAAAGTGAAATTATATGGTCATATAAAAGGTGGTCAAATTCTAAAAAGGGATTGTTGAATAATCATCAGAGCATTTTCTTTTATAGTAAAACTAAAGATTTTAAGTTTAACACAATGTATACGGATTATTCGGAAACAACAAATGTTGATCAGATTTTGCAAGACCGTATAAGAGACGAGAAAGGAAAATCAAAGTACAAGGTTGATGAGAAGGGGCATGCTGTAATGGGAAAGGCTAAGAAAGGTGTGCCGTTATCTGATGTATGGGAGATTCCGTATTTAAACCCAAAGGCAAAAGAAAGAGTGGGTTATCCAACACAAAAGCCAATTATTCTTCTGGAACAGATCATAAAGTTGGTTACTGATGAAAATGATGTAGTATTAGATCCTTTTATGGGATCAGGTACAACCTTAGTTGCAAGCAAATTATTGAATAGACAATATTTAGGTTTTGATATTAAAAATAATGCAGTTGACCTTACGTTCGAAAGATTGGAGAATATAATAAAAACGGATTCCTTCTTGCTTCAAAAAGGGAAAAAAGCATATCAGAATTTAGATGAAGAATGTATGACAATTATAAAAAGTATTGAAGCTGTGCCTGTACAGAGAAATAGTGGAATTGATGGTTTTTTAAAGGAACATATTGATGAAGGAACGGTAGCGATACGTATTCAGCGCCAAAATGAGACTTTATCAGAAACGGTTGGTAAATTGTTAAAAGCAACTAAAAAGAAAAAATGTTCATATATGGTTGTAATAAGAACACATTGTGATTACATAGATGTGTTTGATTATAATGATGTACCGAATAATTTATTAATTATTGATCGCTATGATTTGCAAATAAAGAAATTATCAGAGAAAATAAATCAAAATAGATGCAGAAAAACGGCTGTGTGTTAA
- a CDS encoding RipA family octameric membrane protein, with product MKDTEIELILSQWQTCVEMANSVSQRRDAMNNIFITLNLAIVTAVSVTWDLKTLLILVAGISTCVIWLLFIRNYKVLNTEKFKVINDIEDKLPVKPFNEEWKGLTANKKYMDGTNLEKALPYAFIVIYAVAMVLILVLKIKK from the coding sequence TTGAAAGATACAGAAATTGAATTAATATTGTCACAGTGGCAAACTTGTGTTGAAATGGCGAATTCCGTAAGTCAGCGTAGGGATGCCATGAATAACATATTTATAACCCTAAATTTAGCTATTGTGACGGCAGTTTCAGTTACGTGGGATTTGAAGACGCTTCTTATACTTGTAGCGGGAATTTCTACTTGTGTTATATGGCTACTCTTTATCAGAAACTATAAGGTTTTGAATACTGAAAAATTCAAAGTTATTAATGATATTGAAGATAAACTCCCAGTAAAACCATTCAATGAAGAGTGGAAAGGACTGACTGCAAACAAAAAGTATATGGATGGTACAAATCTTGAGAAGGCTTTACCATATGCTTTTATTGTTATATATGCTGTTGCGATGGTATTGATACTTGTATTAAAAATAAAAAAATAG
- a CDS encoding TIR domain-containing protein has product MTYNLFISHSWAYSDAYEKLVNMLNAKPYFDYKNYSVPKNAPIHNAPYAYQLKEAIRKQMQPASCVLIMAGVYSTYSKWINIEIELAKSMNKKIIAIEPWGAERTSKTVKDAADVIVGWNTDSIVNAIRG; this is encoded by the coding sequence ATGACTTACAATTTATTTATCAGCCACTCATGGGCTTACTCGGATGCGTATGAAAAACTTGTAAATATGCTAAATGCAAAACCATATTTTGATTATAAAAATTACTCGGTGCCTAAGAATGCCCCTATACATAATGCACCTTATGCATATCAACTTAAAGAAGCTATTAGAAAGCAAATGCAACCTGCGAGTTGCGTATTAATTATGGCCGGCGTATATTCTACATATAGCAAATGGATTAATATTGAAATTGAGCTTGCAAAAAGCATGAATAAGAAGATTATTGCTATTGAACCGTGGGGAGCAGAAAGAACGTCAAAAACTGTAAAAGATGCGGCTGATGTGATTGTTGGCTGGAATACTGATTCTATTGTTAATGCTATAAGGGGATAG
- a CDS encoding excisionase family DNA-binding protein, translating into MDKVTMSVQEMAMQMGISLSKAYALTREADFPIVRVGKRVLIPVSEFKVWLSARATEK; encoded by the coding sequence ATGGATAAAGTCACGATGAGTGTACAGGAAATGGCGATGCAGATGGGAATCAGCCTGAGCAAAGCATATGCTCTGACCAGAGAGGCGGACTTCCCAATCGTCCGTGTCGGCAAGCGGGTATTGATTCCGGTTTCCGAATTTAAAGTGTGGTTATCGGCAAGAGCCACAGAAAAATGA
- a CDS encoding phage/plasmid primase, P4 family — MYEKLPEQLKKDGWFCLWKYEKRNGRMTKVPYQINGKRASSADKKTFSDFRLAVSAMDGYDGIGMGAFDDFCMVDIDHCVSGGRLTQMAEDIVEKMDSYTEISPSGRGVRIVCKASYLSYDTARYYINNQKLGLEIYAAGVTRKFCTLTGKVIRNRGIEERSAELGTILETYMLRPISKKKNRTHDVPGSYLSDDSVVRLASDSRQGEKFKALWNGEISDEKSHSDADMALASILAFWCGGDTEQMDRLFRKSGLMRSKWDRVQSGSTYGALTLEKAVAHALDFYRPYARASAESDFDDMLQKLLELNVSDNSRYPWNDNGSGRLFADVYKDIARYVPERKKWYVYDGTRWIPDIGGLKTMELAKSLADSLVRYALTITDERRRKDYLEYSAKWQSRNYRNTYISDAQSLYPIAMSEFDRNIYYLNCQNGTLDLQTGEFHPHTAQDKLTKIAGAAYDPNAENPRFTRFVSEVMSGDMEKARFMQKSLGYGLTGDTRYECMFFYYGATTRNGKGTLMESTLHVMGDYGLTVRPETIAAKPSANSQNPTEDIARLAGVRFANISEPRRGLVLNEAQIKSMTGNDTLNARFLNENSFDFKPQFKLYVNTNYLPAITDMTLFSSGRIVIIPFDRHFEEWEREQNLKAEFSKPGAVSAILNWLIEGYTLLREEGLVQPKAVKDATMSYQHDSDKMELFVEEFLEKENDAECRTSAVYQAYRNWCNDNGYFAENSRNFNQALRTIGSIVRRRPRDGGEKTTLLTGYRLLCRDFFC; from the coding sequence ATGTACGAGAAACTTCCAGAGCAGTTGAAAAAAGATGGATGGTTCTGTCTGTGGAAATATGAAAAAAGAAATGGACGCATGACCAAAGTGCCGTATCAGATCAATGGCAAAAGAGCGAGCAGTGCCGATAAAAAGACCTTTTCGGATTTTCGATTGGCAGTCAGTGCAATGGATGGGTATGACGGAATTGGAATGGGTGCATTTGATGATTTCTGTATGGTCGATATTGACCATTGTGTGTCTGGTGGAAGGCTGACACAGATGGCAGAGGACATCGTGGAGAAAATGGATTCCTATACAGAAATCAGTCCATCCGGCAGAGGAGTCCGCATTGTATGTAAGGCTTCTTACCTGTCTTATGATACGGCCAGATATTACATCAATAATCAGAAACTTGGTCTGGAAATCTATGCAGCAGGTGTGACGAGAAAATTCTGTACCCTGACAGGAAAGGTAATCCGGAATCGTGGTATTGAGGAACGGAGTGCTGAACTTGGCACAATACTGGAAACGTATATGCTTCGTCCGATTTCTAAGAAAAAGAACAGGACGCATGATGTTCCGGGAAGTTATCTTTCAGATGATTCGGTAGTTCGTCTGGCATCCGATTCCAGACAGGGCGAAAAATTCAAAGCTTTATGGAATGGCGAAATCTCGGATGAAAAGTCCCACAGTGATGCGGATATGGCACTTGCAAGTATTCTTGCATTCTGGTGTGGCGGTGATACAGAGCAGATGGACAGGCTGTTTAGAAAATCCGGATTGATGCGGAGCAAGTGGGATCGTGTGCAAAGTGGTTCAACCTACGGTGCATTAACACTGGAAAAAGCAGTAGCACATGCGTTGGATTTCTACAGACCGTATGCAAGGGCATCAGCAGAGAGTGATTTTGATGATATGCTGCAGAAGCTGCTAGAACTGAACGTGTCGGATAACAGCAGATACCCGTGGAACGACAACGGCTCAGGCAGATTATTTGCGGATGTGTATAAAGATATCGCAAGATATGTGCCGGAGAGAAAAAAGTGGTATGTGTATGACGGTACCCGTTGGATTCCAGACATTGGTGGACTGAAAACAATGGAGCTTGCAAAATCCCTTGCGGATAGTCTGGTCAGATATGCACTGACGATTACCGATGAACGCAGAAGAAAAGATTATCTGGAGTATTCTGCAAAATGGCAGAGCCGGAATTATCGCAATACTTATATCAGTGATGCTCAGAGCTTGTATCCGATTGCTATGTCTGAATTTGATCGCAACATTTATTACTTGAACTGCCAGAACGGAACACTGGATTTGCAGACCGGAGAATTTCATCCGCATACAGCACAGGACAAGCTGACCAAGATTGCCGGGGCAGCTTATGATCCCAATGCTGAGAACCCACGCTTCACCAGATTTGTTTCAGAAGTGATGAGTGGGGATATGGAGAAAGCAAGGTTCATGCAGAAAAGTCTTGGATATGGTCTGACGGGTGATACCCGCTATGAATGTATGTTTTTCTATTATGGTGCAACCACCAGAAATGGAAAAGGAACACTGATGGAAAGCACGCTCCATGTGATGGGAGATTACGGCTTGACCGTTCGCCCGGAAACGATTGCTGCAAAGCCGTCTGCCAACAGTCAGAACCCAACAGAGGATATTGCAAGGCTTGCCGGAGTACGGTTTGCCAATATTTCAGAGCCAAGGAGAGGCTTGGTACTGAATGAAGCACAGATAAAAAGTATGACGGGAAATGATACACTGAATGCCAGATTTCTGAATGAGAATAGTTTTGATTTCAAACCACAGTTCAAGTTGTATGTGAATACAAATTATCTTCCGGCTATCACAGATATGACTCTGTTTTCAAGTGGGCGCATCGTGATCATTCCGTTTGACAGACATTTTGAGGAATGGGAGCGGGAACAGAATCTGAAAGCGGAATTTTCCAAGCCGGGGGCAGTAAGTGCAATTTTAAACTGGCTGATTGAGGGATACACCCTCTTACGGGAGGAAGGACTGGTACAACCCAAAGCAGTAAAAGATGCCACCATGTCTTATCAGCATGACAGCGATAAGATGGAACTTTTCGTAGAGGAATTTCTGGAGAAGGAAAATGATGCGGAATGCAGGACTTCAGCCGTGTATCAGGCATACAGAAACTGGTGCAATGACAATGGATATTTTGCGGAGAACAGCCGGAATTTCAATCAGGCACTCCGTACAATCGGCTCGATAGTCCGCAGGCGCCCAAGGGATGGCGGAGAAAAGACTACACTTTTAACTGGATATCGGCTCTTGTGCAGAGATTTCTTCTGCTGA
- a CDS encoding excisionase codes for MAIEKHDTTENTLVPVSEKYTLTIKEAASYFNIGTKKMRRLAEDNRGRFAVFSGNRYLIIRPQFEKFISASSEI; via the coding sequence ATGGCAATAGAAAAACATGATACTACGGAAAATACACTTGTCCCTGTGAGTGAAAAGTACACACTGACAATCAAAGAAGCAGCATCGTATTTTAATATCGGGACAAAGAAAATGCGTAGACTGGCAGAAGATAACAGAGGAAGATTTGCTGTATTCAGCGGAAACAGGTATCTGATTATCCGCCCGCAGTTTGAAAAATTTATCAGTGCTTCTTCGGAGATATAA
- a CDS encoding excisionase, giving the protein MARPSLAEKDILNPSEAIEYFVLSRRKFYDLLNNTDGEDFLAYYGERKLILRVAFERYLHNHPELRRRV; this is encoded by the coding sequence ATGGCAAGACCAAGTTTAGCAGAAAAGGATATTTTGAATCCTTCTGAGGCAATTGAATATTTTGTTTTGAGCCGGAGAAAATTTTATGATTTATTGAATAATACGGATGGAGAAGATTTTCTGGCATACTACGGAGAACGCAAGCTGATTCTTCGTGTAGCCTTTGAAAGGTATCTGCATAACCATCCAGAACTAAGGAGGCGGGTATAA
- a CDS encoding site-specific integrase → MAKAGRGQTRRDSKRRVLRPGESVRADGKYQYKYHIDGKPHFVYSWKLEPTDKLPKGKKPCLSLRELEKQVNTDLDLLVNIVDGQMTVCELVDRYLKTKTGVRQSTKQGYVTVQRLLAKEAFGKKTIRSVKTSDAKLFLIKLQQEDGKSYSSIHTIRGVLRPAFQMAVDDDILVKNPFGFQLAGVLVNDAVTREAVTKEQMRKFLKFVHDDVVYCKYYEVVYILFHTGMRISEFCGLTLKDIDLENRTVNIDHQLQRTSDMRYLIETTKTDAGTRVLPITEDVAQMFQAIIEDRNAPKVEKAIDGYSGFLFYDDNGMPLVAMHWQHRFNHMVGRYNDIYRVQMPNITPHVCRHTYCSNMAKSGMNPKTLQYLMGHSDISVTMNVYTHIGFDDAEEELKRMEEFRKAQAEIEKKNDTKAVSQKMFKIV, encoded by the coding sequence ATGGCAAAGGCAGGAAGAGGACAGACAAGGCGGGACTCCAAGCGTAGAGTATTAAGACCGGGAGAGAGTGTAAGAGCAGACGGAAAATATCAATATAAATATCATATTGATGGAAAACCACATTTTGTATATAGTTGGAAACTGGAGCCTACGGACAAACTTCCAAAGGGCAAAAAGCCATGCCTTTCCCTTCGTGAGTTGGAAAAACAGGTAAACACAGATTTGGATTTACTTGTAAATATCGTGGACGGACAGATGACAGTCTGTGAACTTGTAGACCGATATTTGAAAACAAAGACCGGAGTAAGGCAAAGCACGAAACAGGGATATGTTACAGTGCAGAGATTGCTTGCGAAGGAAGCATTTGGCAAAAAGACGATACGGAGTGTGAAAACTTCCGATGCAAAGCTGTTCCTTATAAAATTGCAGCAGGAAGATGGGAAAAGCTACAGTTCCATTCATACCATTCGGGGAGTGTTGCGACCAGCTTTTCAGATGGCGGTGGATGATGATATTCTGGTAAAGAATCCATTTGGATTCCAACTTGCCGGAGTGTTGGTAAATGACGCAGTTACAAGAGAGGCAGTCACAAAAGAGCAGATGAGAAAGTTTCTAAAGTTTGTGCATGACGATGTGGTGTACTGTAAATACTATGAAGTGGTGTACATACTCTTTCATACGGGAATGCGAATATCGGAATTTTGTGGACTGACACTAAAGGACATTGATCTTGAGAACAGAACTGTAAATATCGACCACCAATTGCAGAGAACATCGGATATGCGATACCTCATAGAAACTACAAAGACGGATGCCGGAACAAGAGTATTGCCGATTACAGAGGATGTGGCACAGATGTTTCAGGCAATCATTGAGGACAGAAATGCACCTAAAGTGGAGAAAGCCATAGATGGATATAGCGGATTCCTGTTTTACGATGATAATGGAATGCCACTTGTTGCAATGCATTGGCAACACCGCTTTAATCATATGGTCGGCAGATACAATGACATTTACCGAGTACAGATGCCAAATATTACACCTCATGTATGCCGACATACCTATTGCTCGAATATGGCAAAATCGGGAATGAATCCAAAGACGCTGCAGTACCTCATGGGGCATTCGGATATATCGGTTACAATGAATGTGTACACGCATATCGGATTCGATGATGCTGAGGAAGAATTGAAACGAATGGAAGAATTCAGAAAAGCACAGGCAGAGATTGAAAAGAAGAATGATACAAAAGCTGTATCACAGAAAATGTTTAAAATAGTGTAG
- the istA gene encoding IS21 family transposase produces MTKYREILRLQSLGFSERNIAQSCGVSRNTVAKVLKKAAEINISWPLDFDMTDSALEELMFPKDKSVTNKRMPDFDYIRKELLRNGVNKKLLWVEYCEECRMSNEEPLMYSQFCYYIQKDEEKRRATMHIPRKPGEQIEVDWAGDPAHIFDPDTGEITEAWIFVGVLTYSQYAFVKAYMNEKTSNWIKAHVQMFDFFGGVTPMLVSDNCTTAVNHEKSDWYTTSLNTTYHEMAEHYNLAIIPARVRKPKDKPNVEGSVGKISTWITAALRNEQFFSLAELNDSIREKLNAYNARKFQKKECSRLSLFLGEEMPLLAPLPATPFELAEWKQATVQFNYHIAVDKMYYSVPYQYIKNKVDVRITDTTVEIFYNHNRIASHRRLHGRSGQYSTVTEHMPQEHQKYLEWNGDRFRKWADSIGINTSKVVDAILTSGRVEQQSYRSCMGLLKLAEKYSPEKLEQVCAKALSYSAKPSYKSIKNLLAAMKDSPDDISNASKESQTVEKPHGITRGARYYGGKRS; encoded by the coding sequence ATGACCAAGTATCGTGAAATCCTACGCTTGCAGAGCTTAGGATTCAGCGAACGGAACATCGCACAGAGCTGCGGTGTATCCAGGAACACAGTCGCCAAGGTTTTGAAAAAGGCAGCGGAAATAAATATTTCATGGCCGCTGGATTTTGACATGACCGACAGCGCACTTGAGGAGCTTATGTTCCCAAAGGATAAGTCAGTAACAAATAAACGCATGCCTGACTTTGACTACATTCGCAAAGAACTTCTGCGAAATGGAGTCAACAAAAAGCTTCTCTGGGTAGAATACTGTGAGGAGTGCCGTATGAGCAACGAAGAGCCGCTCATGTATTCCCAGTTCTGCTACTACATCCAAAAGGATGAAGAGAAACGCAGGGCTACCATGCATATCCCGAGAAAGCCTGGTGAACAGATTGAAGTTGACTGGGCAGGTGATCCCGCCCACATCTTTGATCCGGACACCGGAGAGATCACAGAGGCATGGATCTTTGTAGGGGTACTGACTTACAGCCAGTATGCTTTTGTAAAAGCATACATGAATGAGAAAACAAGCAACTGGATTAAAGCTCATGTCCAGATGTTCGATTTCTTTGGCGGTGTAACACCCATGCTTGTCTCCGATAACTGCACAACAGCAGTGAATCATGAAAAGAGCGACTGGTATACCACGTCATTAAACACAACTTACCATGAGATGGCAGAACACTATAATCTTGCCATCATTCCGGCCAGAGTCCGGAAACCCAAGGATAAACCAAATGTAGAAGGATCTGTAGGAAAGATATCTACTTGGATAACTGCAGCCCTTCGTAATGAACAGTTTTTCTCGCTTGCAGAATTAAATGATTCTATCCGGGAAAAACTGAATGCCTACAATGCTCGTAAATTCCAGAAAAAGGAATGCAGCAGGCTCAGTTTATTTCTTGGGGAAGAAATGCCGTTACTGGCTCCGTTGCCTGCTACACCCTTTGAACTGGCTGAGTGGAAACAAGCCACTGTCCAGTTCAACTATCACATCGCAGTAGACAAGATGTACTACTCCGTGCCTTATCAGTATATCAAAAATAAGGTAGATGTGCGTATAACAGATACAACGGTTGAAATATTTTATAATCACAATCGAATTGCCTCTCATAGGAGACTTCACGGAAGGAGCGGCCAGTATTCCACTGTGACGGAACATATGCCGCAGGAACACCAGAAATATCTGGAATGGAACGGCGACAGGTTCCGCAAATGGGCAGATTCGATTGGAATTAACACAAGTAAGGTTGTCGATGCAATACTTACCTCCGGCAGGGTTGAACAACAATCCTATAGAAGCTGTATGGGATTGTTAAAACTGGCAGAGAAATATTCGCCTGAAAAACTGGAACAGGTCTGTGCCAAAGCACTTTCTTATTCTGCTAAACCCAGCTATAAAAGTATCAAAAATCTATTGGCTGCAATGAAAGACTCACCAGATGACATATCGAATGCATCAAAGGAATCTCAGACTGTTGAAAAGCCACATGGCATCACAAGAGGTGCCAGATACTATGGAGGTAAACGATCATGA
- the istB gene encoding IS21-like element helper ATPase IstB, translated as MTNQSTIDKLIEMRLTAMADAFRIQMDDPTMKEVPFEDRFGMLVDIEYSNRKNNRLKRLIRQAEFEQPDASIAAIDYQSGRKLNKALISRLATCEYITEYRNIFITGATGSGKTYMACAFGMEACKHYYTVRYVRLPDLLLDLQAARDSGTFSTVLKKYTKPVVLIIDEWLLLKLTEAEARNLFELIHKRRKKSSTIFCSQFRESEWYQQICGGESTLADAIMDRITYDSYKIDIESIDPSKDLSMREVYGLDPAMAK; from the coding sequence ATGACAAATCAAAGTACAATCGATAAACTTATCGAAATGCGCCTGACCGCTATGGCAGATGCATTCCGTATCCAGATGGATGATCCTACAATGAAGGAAGTGCCGTTCGAGGACCGCTTCGGTATGCTTGTTGATATCGAGTACAGCAATCGCAAAAATAACCGGTTGAAAAGACTGATCCGGCAGGCTGAGTTCGAACAGCCGGATGCCAGCATTGCAGCAATTGATTACCAGTCCGGTCGGAAACTGAACAAAGCACTGATCAGCCGTCTGGCAACTTGCGAATACATTACAGAATACAGGAACATCTTCATTACAGGTGCCACCGGAAGTGGTAAAACTTATATGGCCTGTGCTTTTGGCATGGAGGCCTGCAAACACTACTACACAGTACGGTATGTGCGGCTTCCTGATTTATTACTGGACTTACAGGCTGCCAGAGACAGCGGAACTTTTTCAACTGTCCTGAAGAAGTACACCAAGCCAGTAGTACTGATCATTGACGAGTGGCTTCTCCTCAAACTGACGGAAGCTGAAGCCAGAAACCTTTTTGAACTGATACACAAAAGACGCAAGAAATCATCCACGATCTTTTGCTCGCAGTTCCGCGAAAGTGAATGGTACCAACAAATCTGTGGCGGTGAAAGTACCCTGGCAGATGCCATTATGGATCGTATAACGTATGACTCATATAAAATCGATATTGAAAGCATTGATCCATCCAAAGATCTCTCTATGCGAGAGGTATATGGATTAGATCCTGCAATGGCAAAGTAA
- a CDS encoding low molecular weight protein-tyrosine-phosphatase, producing MIKILFICHGNICRSPMAEFILKDMVSKRGIADQFEIASAATSTEEIWNGTGNLIYPPAQAELRKHGIGKTAYTNFSKKRARQVTKEDYGYYDYLLCADANNIKNTIRITGQDVDGKIKLLLDFATDPKRKGKSISDPWYSGRFDETYRDVVCGCEGLLAYLKETGQI from the coding sequence ATGATAAAAATACTTTTCATCTGCCACGGCAACATCTGCCGTTCCCCAATGGCCGAATTTATATTAAAAGATATGGTATCAAAGCGTGGTATAGCCGACCAATTTGAGATCGCTTCCGCTGCCACAAGCACCGAAGAAATCTGGAACGGCACCGGCAACCTGATCTATCCGCCGGCGCAGGCGGAGCTGAGGAAGCATGGGATCGGGAAAACAGCATACACAAATTTTTCAAAAAAACGTGCACGGCAGGTAACAAAAGAAGATTACGGGTATTATGACTATCTGCTCTGTGCAGATGCAAACAACATCAAAAACACCATACGCATCACGGGACAGGATGTCGATGGCAAGATAAAACTTCTTTTGGACTTTGCTACGGATCCCAAAAGAAAAGGAAAATCCATTTCAGATCCATGGTATTCCGGCAGGTTTGACGAGACCTACCGGGATGTTGTTTGCGGTTGTGAGGGACTGCTCGCATACTTGAAAGAAACAGGGCAGATCTGA